Proteins from a genomic interval of Sporanaerobacter acetigenes DSM 13106:
- a CDS encoding MerR family transcriptional regulator has product MLKIGDFSKLSRISIRMLRYFDEKSLLKPYEIDNLTGYRYYHESQLTTASTIVALQKMGFSIAVISEILNCESGPEKLEEFFTEQKNIINENYQNSLRQMQLLETSLSQIRKDEYKMKYSVILKELPKMKVASIRQIIPSYEDEAILWHQLMPVLTNKKVSYPNPCYSLAIFHDKEHKENNVDVEIQIAVDRDYSNEGDIIFKERPEVLVASVTFKGHYNQIHLVNKAAAHWVSNNNYIFDGPMFNIYHVSPATENNPDNWITECCFPVRER; this is encoded by the coding sequence ATGTTAAAAATAGGTGATTTTTCTAAGCTTTCAAGAATAAGCATTCGTATGTTAAGATATTTTGATGAAAAAAGTTTGTTAAAACCTTATGAAATTGATAATTTAACTGGCTATCGATATTACCATGAATCCCAGCTAACTACTGCTTCTACCATTGTAGCTTTACAAAAAATGGGGTTTAGTATAGCTGTAATTTCAGAAATATTAAATTGTGAATCAGGCCCTGAAAAATTAGAAGAATTTTTTACTGAGCAAAAAAATATTATAAATGAAAATTATCAAAATTCCCTACGTCAAATGCAATTGCTTGAAACATCACTAAGTCAAATAAGAAAGGATGAATATAAAATGAAATATTCTGTTATATTAAAGGAATTACCAAAAATGAAAGTAGCAAGTATTCGCCAAATTATCCCTTCCTACGAGGATGAAGCGATACTATGGCACCAATTAATGCCGGTTCTAACTAATAAAAAAGTTTCTTATCCTAATCCATGCTATTCATTAGCAATTTTCCACGATAAAGAACATAAGGAGAATAATGTAGATGTGGAAATACAAATAGCTGTTGATAGAGATTATTCAAATGAAGGCGATATAATTTTTAAAGAACGCCCCGAGGTTTTAGTTGCTTCTGTAACTTTTAAAGGGCATTATAATCAAATTCATTTAGTTAATAAAGCAGCTGCCCATTGGGTATCAAATAATAATTATATTTTTGATGGTCCAATGTTTAATATTTATCATGTAAGCCCTGCTACTGAAAACAATCCTGATAATTGGATTACAGAATGCTGTTTTCCTGTTAGAGAAAGGTAA
- a CDS encoding Maff2 family mobile element protein — MAFFNSAITTLSTLVTALGAGLGAWGVINLLEGYGNDNPGAKSQGIKQLMAGGGVVLIGTNLIPLLAGLF, encoded by the coding sequence ATGGCGTTTTTTAACAGTGCAATTACAACTTTAAGTACATTGGTAACAGCATTAGGAGCAGGACTTGGTGCATGGGGAGTTATCAATCTTTTAGAAGGTTATGGTAATGACAATCCAGGTGCTAAATCTCAAGGAATTAAACAGCTCATGGCTGGCGGTGGCGTGGTGCTGATTGGAACAAATCTTATTCCATTATTAGCAGGATTATTTTAA
- a CDS encoding VirB6/TrbL-like conjugal transfer protein, CD1112 family — protein MGGIFDKLTEYIKEILIGIIEGNLTNMFTDVNEKVGTIAIEVGKTPQGWNNSIFNMIRSLSETVIIPIAGIMITFVLCYEPISMLIDRNNLHDVDTWMFFKWIFKSIVAIYLVTHTFDIIMATFDVAQNMVSSAAGVIDIEANIDISSSVLSMVEVLEDRSVAELIGISLETTAVKFCMDALSIIITVILYGRMIEIYLVSSVGPVPLATMTNREWGQVGNNYLRSLIALGFQGFFIMVCVGIYAVLVKTITVTDNIHASIFMILSYTVLLAFSLFKTGSVAKSVLNAH, from the coding sequence ATGGGTGGGATATTTGATAAGCTTACGGAATATATCAAGGAGATATTAATAGGAATCATTGAAGGTAACTTAACAAATATGTTTACTGATGTCAATGAAAAAGTAGGCACCATAGCTATTGAGGTAGGGAAGACTCCCCAAGGGTGGAATAATAGCATCTTTAACATGATTAGATCATTGTCAGAGACTGTTATTATTCCCATTGCGGGAATAATGATTACCTTTGTTTTATGCTATGAGCCAATATCCATGTTAATCGATAGAAATAATCTTCATGATGTAGATACATGGATGTTCTTTAAATGGATTTTTAAATCTATTGTAGCTATCTATCTAGTTACTCATACATTTGACATAATAATGGCTACCTTTGATGTGGCACAAAACATGGTTTCAAGTGCAGCAGGAGTAATAGATATAGAAGCTAATATTGATATTTCATCGTCAGTTTTGAGTATGGTGGAAGTTCTGGAAGATAGATCAGTAGCAGAGCTTATAGGAATATCTCTTGAAACAACAGCGGTTAAATTTTGTATGGATGCATTGTCCATCATAATCACCGTAATATTATATGGCCGTATGATTGAGATATATTTAGTAAGTTCAGTAGGGCCAGTTCCTTTGGCTACTATGACTAATAGGGAGTGGGGGCAAGTAGGTAATAATTATTTAAGAAGCTTAATAGCCTTAGGTTTTCAAGGGTTTTTCATTATGGTATGTGTAGGAATCTATGCTGTATTAGTTAAGACAATTACAGTTACAGATAATATCCATGCAAGTATTTTTATGATTTTATCCTATACTGTACTTTTAGCATTTAGTCTATTTAAAACAGGAAGTGTTGCAAAATCAGTGCTTAATGCACATTAG
- a CDS encoding PrgI family protein, whose product MAFVQVPKDLSMVKTKVAFNLTKRQLICFSIGAVIGVPTYLAIRKNIGNDLALLIMIILMMPFFFTAIFEKDGIPFEKYIKYVIRQKYIYPKVRLYKTENFYEFLNSNGKEVEVEIGDRKSPSKKATKKISSKSETIK is encoded by the coding sequence ATGGCTTTTGTTCAAGTACCCAAAGATTTGTCTATGGTAAAAACAAAGGTTGCCTTTAATTTAACCAAAAGGCAACTTATTTGTTTTAGCATAGGTGCAGTTATTGGTGTTCCTACCTATTTAGCAATAAGAAAAAATATAGGAAATGATTTGGCATTATTAATTATGATTATATTAATGATGCCATTTTTCTTTACAGCTATATTTGAAAAGGATGGGATACCTTTTGAAAAATATATTAAATATGTAATAAGGCAGAAATATATCTATCCAAAAGTTAGATTATATAAAACAGAAAATTTTTATGAGTTTTTAAATAGTAATGGAAAAGAAGTGGAGGTGGAAATTGGTGATAGAAAATCCCCAAGTAAAAAAGCAACAAAAAAGATTAGCTCAAAATCAGAAACAATTAAATAA
- a CDS encoding VirB4-like conjugal transfer ATPase, CD1110 family encodes MEKKWRWKLVIENPQVKKQQKRLAQNQKQLNKQKKEVKRSSKTQSIKQNKKRNIPQSAQQTLPYRRILPDGICQVDNKKYTKTIRFYDINYLLAQNEDKSLIFENYCDFLNYFDSSINFQLSFINQSGNTESFIDSIQIQEQDDDFNDIRLEYSNMLKNQLSKGNNGLLKTKYITFGIEADSLKLAKPRLERIESDILNNFKVMGVKAYSLNGKERVELLHSICHQDTKEKLNFTWDLVKSGGVSTKDIIVPTSFNFSDPRRFKMGETIGAISFLQILAPELTDRMLADFLDLEDDIIVNFHIQSIDQTEAIKNVKRKITDLDRMKIEEQKKAVRAGYDMDIIPSDLATFGNEAKSLLEDLQNRNERMFLVTIIVLNTAMKKQKLENIIFQTGGIAQKYNCALRKLDYQQENGFISSLPLGENYLEISRGLTTSSTAIFIPFTTQELFMDGESLYYGLNALSNNMIMVDRKKLKNPNGLILGTPGSGKSFSAKREITNAFLITDDDIIICDPEAEYYPLVNKLNGQVIKISPTSPHYINPMDLNLDYSDDENPLSLKSDFILSLCELIVGGKHGLEPVEKTIIDRCVRLVYQDFLSDSRMENMPILEDLYNLFREQEEAEAKRLATALEIYVTGSLNVFNHHTNVDVNNRLVCYDIKELGKQLKKIGMLIVQDQVWNRVTINRTEKRNTRYYVDEFHLLLKEEQTAAYSVEIWKRFRKWGGMPTGITQNIKDLLSSREIENIFENSDFIYMLNQAAGDRQILAKQLNISPHQLSYVTNSNEGEGLLFYGNVIIPFVDKFPKDTLLYSIMTTKPEEVQGEEGV; translated from the coding sequence ATGGAAAAGAAGTGGAGGTGGAAATTGGTGATAGAAAATCCCCAAGTAAAAAAGCAACAAAAAAGATTAGCTCAAAATCAGAAACAATTAAATAAACAAAAGAAGGAAGTAAAGAGAAGTAGCAAAACCCAATCTATAAAACAAAATAAAAAGAGAAACATCCCTCAATCTGCTCAGCAAACTTTACCCTATAGAAGAATACTTCCTGATGGGATATGTCAGGTAGATAATAAAAAATACACTAAAACCATTAGGTTCTATGATATAAATTATCTTTTAGCTCAAAATGAAGATAAATCATTAATATTTGAAAATTATTGTGATTTTCTCAATTACTTTGATAGTTCAATTAATTTTCAACTTAGTTTCATAAATCAATCTGGGAATACAGAATCCTTTATAGATAGCATTCAGATTCAAGAGCAAGATGATGATTTTAACGATATTAGACTTGAGTATTCTAATATGTTGAAAAATCAGTTATCCAAAGGGAATAATGGACTATTAAAAACTAAGTATATTACCTTTGGAATAGAAGCAGATAGCTTAAAACTAGCAAAACCAAGACTTGAAAGAATAGAATCTGATATATTAAATAATTTTAAGGTCATGGGGGTTAAAGCCTATTCCTTAAATGGTAAAGAAAGGGTAGAACTACTTCATAGCATATGTCATCAGGATACAAAGGAAAAGTTGAATTTTACATGGGATTTAGTAAAGAGTGGAGGTGTGAGTACTAAGGATATAATAGTACCTACATCTTTTAATTTTTCTGACCCAAGGAGGTTTAAAATGGGGGAAACCATTGGAGCTATTAGCTTTCTTCAAATATTAGCTCCTGAACTTACAGATAGAATGTTAGCAGATTTTTTAGATTTAGAAGATGATATTATAGTAAATTTTCATATCCAATCAATTGACCAAACAGAAGCCATTAAGAATGTAAAAAGAAAAATAACTGATTTAGACAGGATGAAAATTGAAGAACAGAAAAAGGCTGTAAGGGCTGGATATGATATGGATATTATACCATCTGATTTAGCAACCTTTGGAAATGAAGCCAAAAGCCTTTTAGAAGATTTACAGAATAGAAATGAGCGTATGTTTTTAGTAACCATAATCGTCTTAAATACTGCTATGAAGAAACAAAAACTTGAAAATATAATATTTCAAACTGGTGGTATTGCACAAAAATATAATTGTGCTTTAAGAAAATTAGATTATCAGCAGGAAAATGGATTTATATCTAGTTTACCCTTAGGAGAAAATTATCTTGAAATATCAAGGGGACTTACAACTTCAAGTACTGCTATATTCATACCATTTACAACACAAGAATTATTCATGGATGGAGAAAGTCTATATTATGGCTTAAATGCTTTATCTAATAATATGATTATGGTTGATAGGAAAAAATTAAAAAATCCCAATGGCTTAATTTTGGGAACTCCTGGCTCTGGAAAATCATTTTCTGCTAAAAGAGAAATTACAAATGCCTTTCTAATTACAGATGACGATATTATTATCTGTGATCCAGAGGCAGAGTATTATCCATTAGTAAATAAACTAAATGGTCAGGTTATAAAGATTTCTCCTACTAGTCCACACTATATAAATCCAATGGATCTAAATTTAGATTACTCAGATGATGAAAATCCATTATCATTAAAATCTGACTTTATATTATCCCTTTGTGAGCTAATTGTAGGAGGAAAACATGGATTAGAACCTGTAGAAAAGACCATTATAGATCGTTGTGTAAGATTAGTATATCAAGATTTCTTATCAGATTCTAGAATGGAGAATATGCCTATTCTTGAAGATTTATATAATTTATTCAGGGAACAGGAAGAGGCAGAAGCTAAAAGATTGGCCACAGCTCTTGAAATATATGTTACAGGTTCTCTTAATGTATTTAATCATCATACAAATGTAGATGTAAATAATCGTCTAGTATGCTATGACATTAAGGAATTGGGAAAACAGTTGAAAAAGATAGGTATGCTAATCGTTCAAGATCAAGTATGGAATAGGGTTACCATCAATAGGACAGAAAAGAGAAACACTAGATATTATGTAGACGAGTTCCACCTATTATTAAAAGAAGAACAAACAGCGGCTTATTCTGTAGAAATATGGAAGAGATTTCGTAAGTGGGGAGGAATGCCAACAGGTATTACTCAAAACATTAAAGATTTGTTGTCTTCCAGAGAGATTGAAAATATTTTTGAAAACAGTGATTTTATCTATATGCTAAATCAAGCCGCTGGAGATAGACAAATCCTTGCAAAACAATTAAATATATCACCTCATCAGTTGTCCTACGTCACGAATTCAAATGAAGGTGAAGGACTTCTTTTTTATGGGAATGTAATCATTCCATTTGTAGATAAGTTTCCAAAGGATACATTATTATATTCTATAATGACAACTAAACCAGAGGAGGTACAGGGAGAGGAGGGAGTATAA
- a CDS encoding phage antirepressor, with protein MEKLKVFENSNFGKIRVLGIDGEPWFIAVDIAKVLDYRTAYDMTRILDEDEKGTQIVRTPGGNQNVIVINESGIYSSILRSRKPEAKQFKKWVTSEVLPSIRKHGAYLTNQTVEKVLTDPDFLIQLALNLKEEREKRLIAETELQENKPKIIFANCVETSRSSCLVGELAKLINQGGYPIGQNRLFAWMRDNGYLIRQKGENYNLPTQYSMDLKLMEVKKNIINNSDGTVRVTRTTKITGKGQIYFFHKFLGERAYEIL; from the coding sequence ATGGAGAAACTAAAGGTATTTGAAAATAGTAACTTTGGGAAAATTCGTGTATTAGGAATAGATGGAGAACCTTGGTTTATAGCTGTAGATATTGCAAAGGTGCTAGACTATCGTACTGCTTATGATATGACTCGTATATTAGACGAAGATGAAAAGGGTACGCAGATTGTGCGTACCCCTGGTGGGAATCAAAATGTTATAGTAATCAACGAATCGGGCATTTATAGTTCCATTTTAAGAAGTAGAAAGCCTGAAGCAAAACAGTTTAAAAAATGGGTTACATCTGAGGTGCTTCCTTCTATACGAAAACATGGGGCATATTTAACGAATCAAACAGTAGAAAAAGTCCTAACAGATCCTGATTTTCTGATTCAGCTTGCACTAAACTTAAAAGAAGAACGAGAAAAAAGATTAATTGCAGAAACAGAGTTACAGGAAAATAAACCTAAGATTATCTTTGCTAATTGTGTAGAAACATCTAGAAGTTCATGTCTTGTAGGAGAATTAGCTAAACTTATAAATCAAGGAGGATATCCAATAGGACAAAATAGACTTTTTGCATGGATGAGAGATAATGGCTATTTAATAAGACAGAAAGGGGAAAACTACAACCTTCCTACTCAGTATTCAATGGATCTAAAGCTAATGGAAGTAAAGAAAAATATTATAAATAATTCTGATGGAACGGTAAGGGTAACCCGTACTACTAAAATAACAGGGAAAGGACAAATCTATTTTTTTCATAAATTTTTAGGAGAAAGGGCCTATGAAATCTTATAA
- a CDS encoding CD1108 family mobile element protein translates to MDGKRKKLKSKAKVIQKYSKDGLVEHNLLENTTRNISRKIEDVNLEKALKEKKVESINYSRDRGNNEFTRKKPKVSIGKTLEDSMVSNNSNVIHKDNEYGLADDISISELNEEAIEAIDEQQTQGKGEIENNYIETIKQDEYDPSRKQINNYAPRHYSEPKPYENINNTHLPIDRIENDIGNKLNHKKEYILGHKGRYKQKESSTKQDLKFSKDNLDISKDNPEEKMDFQNKMKLELQTEKEDPKPLGTRDYSKQGEKDSKNNYTKIENPLEKIERTEKGYKDKKKTDDKKQSTKTQSRLKFDRKNKKDKLLHNAENIDNPIKKVLGTSGEIIDISSSKVFHNKMEELEDENVGAESIHKSQEFAEGTLRKGKNYSIRRKNRKLKRKHKEIKKAEELKGKLEFNKTISKNEAYQEASGFGRYIQNWRIKRQYNQNTHKAFHQRFLQGIKGSLDTVKEITKRANKKAGVYVIALAFLFMMIMVTTQSCSNIIMGGLGTIAGTSYQASDTEVTAADVEYTRLETGLLMTLKDIEKDHPGYDGYRYNLDGVGHDPHELLAYLTAKYGDFKADRIKNEIKRIFNEQYELTLKEIYEIEDEDERRILVTTLSTRALSEVLEENLNGEEKELYDVLMNSKGNFMVYQSPTEGDWKKFISSLFGWRIHPIKQVPSFHTGLDIAKLEGSLLYAIFDGIVKKIDYDRNGYGHYIIIEDKSGNTALYAHCSSIDVLRGTNIKKGDIIAKVGSTGMSTGAHLHLELEDSKGNLLNPYFYLYSESESPIGATVYYNGYTGNYGNPVIPYDDETIRALFNEADKHLGKRYIFGASGPENFDCSSFVCWVFRNSGIHNIPRITAQGIFNISTPISSSEAKAGDVIFFTGTYNAGVPVTHVGIYAGNGMMIHAGDPVQYTSIESNYWRNHFYSFGRLR, encoded by the coding sequence TTGGATGGAAAGAGAAAAAAATTAAAATCTAAAGCCAAAGTAATTCAAAAATATTCTAAAGATGGATTAGTAGAGCATAATCTTTTAGAAAACACTACTAGAAATATTAGTCGGAAAATAGAGGATGTAAACTTAGAAAAGGCTCTTAAAGAAAAAAAGGTAGAATCCATCAATTATTCTAGGGATAGAGGAAATAATGAATTTACAAGAAAAAAGCCAAAGGTATCAATTGGAAAAACTCTGGAAGATTCTATGGTTTCAAATAATTCCAATGTAATTCATAAAGATAATGAGTATGGATTAGCAGATGATATTTCTATATCGGAGTTGAATGAAGAAGCCATAGAAGCAATAGATGAACAACAGACTCAGGGGAAAGGTGAGATAGAAAACAATTATATAGAAACTATAAAACAAGATGAATATGATCCAAGTAGGAAGCAAATAAATAATTATGCCCCAAGGCATTATAGTGAGCCAAAACCATATGAAAACATAAATAATACACATTTACCAATAGATAGAATTGAAAATGACATAGGGAATAAATTAAATCATAAAAAAGAATATATCCTTGGACATAAAGGAAGATATAAGCAGAAAGAAAGCTCTACTAAGCAAGATTTAAAATTTTCTAAAGATAATTTAGATATTTCAAAAGATAATCCTGAAGAAAAGATGGATTTTCAAAATAAGATGAAGCTAGAGTTGCAAACTGAAAAGGAAGATCCTAAGCCACTAGGAACCAGGGATTATAGCAAACAAGGAGAAAAAGATAGCAAGAACAATTACACTAAAATAGAAAATCCTTTAGAAAAAATAGAAAGAACTGAAAAGGGTTATAAAGATAAGAAAAAAACAGATGATAAAAAGCAGAGTACAAAAACCCAATCAAGACTTAAATTTGACAGGAAAAATAAAAAAGATAAATTACTTCATAATGCGGAGAATATAGATAATCCTATTAAAAAAGTATTGGGCACTTCGGGAGAAATCATAGATATTAGTTCTAGTAAGGTATTCCATAATAAAATGGAAGAGCTTGAAGATGAAAATGTGGGAGCAGAATCCATTCATAAATCACAAGAATTTGCAGAAGGGACATTAAGAAAAGGGAAAAACTATAGTATTCGCAGAAAAAATAGGAAACTAAAGAGGAAGCATAAAGAAATAAAAAAGGCTGAAGAATTAAAAGGTAAACTAGAATTTAATAAAACTATAAGTAAAAACGAGGCATATCAAGAGGCAAGTGGGTTTGGAAGGTATATACAAAACTGGAGGATTAAGAGGCAGTATAATCAAAACACCCATAAAGCCTTTCATCAAAGATTCTTACAGGGCATTAAAGGAAGCTTAGATACGGTAAAGGAAATTACAAAAAGGGCTAATAAAAAGGCAGGTGTATATGTAATTGCACTTGCTTTTTTATTTATGATGATTATGGTAACTACCCAATCCTGCTCAAATATTATAATGGGGGGATTAGGTACTATAGCAGGAACATCATATCAGGCTTCTGATACAGAAGTAACAGCTGCCGATGTTGAATATACCAGATTAGAAACAGGGTTACTTATGACTCTAAAAGATATAGAAAAGGATCATCCAGGATATGATGGATATCGATATAATTTAGATGGAGTAGGTCATGATCCCCATGAATTATTGGCATATTTAACTGCAAAATATGGAGATTTTAAAGCAGATAGAATAAAAAATGAGATAAAAAGAATATTTAATGAGCAATATGAATTAACTCTAAAAGAAATATATGAAATAGAGGATGAAGATGAAAGGAGGATACTCGTAACAACACTGTCTACTAGAGCATTATCAGAAGTACTAGAGGAAAATCTAAATGGAGAAGAAAAAGAGCTTTATGATGTCTTGATGAATAGCAAAGGAAACTTTATGGTATATCAAAGCCCTACAGAGGGAGATTGGAAAAAATTTATTAGCAGTTTATTTGGTTGGAGGATTCATCCAATAAAGCAAGTACCTAGTTTTCATACAGGTTTAGATATAGCAAAACTAGAAGGTTCTCTATTATATGCAATATTTGATGGCATAGTAAAAAAGATAGATTACGATAGGAATGGATATGGGCACTATATAATAATTGAGGATAAGAGTGGGAATACAGCCCTTTATGCTCATTGTTCTAGCATTGATGTGTTAAGGGGAACGAATATTAAAAAAGGAGATATTATTGCAAAAGTAGGGAGTACAGGAATGTCTACAGGTGCTCATTTGCATTTAGAATTAGAGGATTCGAAGGGAAATCTTTTGAATCCTTATTTTTATTTATACAGTGAATCAGAAAGTCCTATAGGAGCGACTGTATATTACAACGGCTACACAGGTAATTATGGAAATCCAGTTATACCTTATGATGATGAAACAATAAGAGCACTATTTAATGAGGCAGACAAGCATTTAGGAAAGAGATATATCTTTGGAGCAAGTGGACCAGAAAATTTTGATTGTTCTAGTTTTGTATGTTGGGTTTTCAGAAATTCAGGAATCCACAATATACCAAGGATTACAGCTCAAGGCATATTTAATATTAGTACACCAATTTCATCAAGTGAGGCAAAAGCAGGAGATGTTATTTTCTTTACTGGAACCTATAATGCAGGAGTACCAGTTACCCATGTAGGTATTTATGCCGGAAATGGAATGATGATCCATGCTGGGGACCCTGTTCAATACACTAGTATAGAGTCAAATTATTGGAGAAATCACTTTTATTCTTTTGGAAGATTAAGATAG
- a CDS encoding CD1107 family mobile element protein, with protein MNRYIKSVLTLCIVMVLVLLNNTHVFANDDHIAKKSYFSDIIYASDIIGDEKPDESIEIYREEGTISNPQIKEPSNNWSQETNTIRSNNGFDVSLVMGGNMDAINPLATKQYIARADMTENVGEDGKEFEMKLDGEENSTSKQTRQFITFTTNSGKTFHLIVDHEKASQNVFLLTEVGEQDLLNMIEGEKSNINVKPVVEEPKEEEPKEEENKEIEEKPKEKNKSSFIFVLLILGIVGGGGYYFKIYKPSHEDFEDEYDEDEMEYEDEYDEEFEEGNEENRY; from the coding sequence ATGAATAGATATATTAAAAGTGTTCTAACACTATGTATAGTAATGGTATTAGTTTTATTAAATAATACCCATGTTTTTGCTAATGATGACCATATTGCTAAAAAATCCTATTTTAGTGATATTATCTATGCATCAGACATTATTGGAGATGAAAAGCCAGATGAATCTATTGAAATTTATAGAGAAGAAGGAACAATATCAAATCCACAAATCAAAGAGCCTTCAAACAATTGGAGCCAGGAAACAAATACAATAAGATCTAATAATGGATTTGATGTATCTCTAGTAATGGGTGGGAATATGGATGCTATAAATCCCTTAGCTACTAAGCAGTATATAGCTAGGGCAGATATGACAGAAAATGTAGGGGAAGATGGTAAAGAATTTGAGATGAAATTGGATGGCGAAGAAAATTCAACTTCAAAGCAGACAAGGCAATTTATAACCTTTACCACTAATAGTGGAAAAACATTTCATCTAATAGTAGACCATGAAAAAGCATCTCAAAATGTATTTCTCTTAACAGAAGTAGGCGAACAAGATTTATTAAATATGATAGAAGGAGAAAAATCAAATATAAATGTAAAACCAGTAGTGGAGGAACCAAAAGAAGAAGAGCCTAAGGAAGAAGAAAATAAAGAGATAGAAGAAAAGCCCAAGGAGAAAAATAAATCTTCCTTTATATTTGTACTGTTAATCTTAGGAATTGTAGGTGGTGGAGGATATTATTTTAAGATTTATAAGCCTAGTCATGAGGATTTTGAAGATGAATACGATGAGGATGAGATGGAATATGAAGATGAGTATGATGAAGAATTTGAGGAAGGAAATGAAGAAAATAGATATTGA